A stretch of the Carassius carassius chromosome 6, fCarCar2.1, whole genome shotgun sequence genome encodes the following:
- the LOC132142714 gene encoding malate dehydrogenase, cytoplasmic-like isoform X2 — protein MAEPIRVLVTGAAGQIAYSLLYGIAKGDVFGKDQPIILVLLDITPMLPVLDGVVMELHDCALPLLREVIPTDKVEVGFKDLDAAILVGSMPRKEGMERKDLLKANVAIFKTQGEALEKYAKKTVKVLVVGNPANTNCLIASKSAPSIPKENFSCLTRLDHNRARSQVAMRVGVPSDSVKNVIIWGNHSSTQYPDVHHAIVNNHGKEMSAFDAVNDESWLKGNFITTVQQRGAAVIKARKLSSAMSAAKAICDHMRDIWFGTPDGEWVSMGIYSTGNSYGIPDDLMYSFPVMIKNKTWKVVDGLVINDFSRGKMDSTAAELVDERDTALTFLGA, from the exons ATG GCCGAACCGATCCGTGTGCTGGTGACCGGCGCAGCCGGACAGATCGCTTATTCTCTGCTCTACGGCATTGCTAAAGGAGATGTGTTCGGCAAGGACCAG CCAATCATCTTGGTGCTACTGGATATCACTCCCATGCTGCCAGTGTTGGATGGAGTCGTCATGGAGCTGCATGATTGTGCTCTTCCACTTCTGAGGG AGGTGATTCCCACTGATAAGGTTGAGGTGGGCTTTAAGGATCTTGATGCTGCCATCTTGGTGGGCTCTATGCCAAGAAAAGAGGGCATGGAGAGGAAGGACCTACTGAAGGCTAACGTGGCCATTTTTAAAACCCAAGGTGAAGCACTGGAGAAGTATGCCAAGAAGACTGTCAAG GTGCTAGTTGTCGGAAACCCAGCCAACACCAACTGTTTGATTGCCTCCAAATCAGCTCCCTCTATTCCTAAGGAGAACTTCTCCTGCCTGACCCGTCTGGACCATAACAGGGCCCGCTCTCAG GTGGCGATGCGTGTTGGTGTGCCCTCTGACAGTGTGAAGAACGTGATTATCTGGGGAAATCACTCCTCAACTCAGTACCCAGATGTGCACCACGCTATTGTGAACAATCATGGGAAAGAGATGTCTGCTTTTGACGCAGTGAATGACGAAAGCTGGCTGAAGGGCAACTTCATCACT ACGGTGCAGCAGAGAGGTGCAGCTGTCATAAAGGCCAGGAAGCTCTCCAGTGCAATGTCTGCTGCAAAAGCCATCTGTGACCACATGAGGGACATCTGGTTCGGCACTCCAGAT GGTGAGTGGGTGTCTATGGGCATTTACTCCACTGGTAATTCCTATGGAATTCCTGATGACCTCATGTACTCCTTCCCTGTTATGATTAAG AACAAAACCTGGAAGGTCGTTGATGGACTCGTCATAAATGATTTCTCCCGCGGTAAGATGGATAGCACTGCAGCTGAGCTGGTAGATGAGAGAGACACAGCACTCACCTTCCTTGGAGCATGA
- the LOC132142714 gene encoding malate dehydrogenase, cytoplasmic-like isoform X1 gives MLTLLSAMYLVTRTASAQAEPIRVLVTGAAGQIAYSLLYGIAKGDVFGKDQPIILVLLDITPMLPVLDGVVMELHDCALPLLREVIPTDKVEVGFKDLDAAILVGSMPRKEGMERKDLLKANVAIFKTQGEALEKYAKKTVKVLVVGNPANTNCLIASKSAPSIPKENFSCLTRLDHNRARSQVAMRVGVPSDSVKNVIIWGNHSSTQYPDVHHAIVNNHGKEMSAFDAVNDESWLKGNFITTVQQRGAAVIKARKLSSAMSAAKAICDHMRDIWFGTPDGEWVSMGIYSTGNSYGIPDDLMYSFPVMIKNKTWKVVDGLVINDFSRGKMDSTAAELVDERDTALTFLGA, from the exons ATGTTGACCCTGTTGTCGGCTATGTACTTGGTGACGCGCACGGCTTCGGCGCAG GCCGAACCGATCCGTGTGCTGGTGACCGGCGCAGCCGGACAGATCGCTTATTCTCTGCTCTACGGCATTGCTAAAGGAGATGTGTTCGGCAAGGACCAG CCAATCATCTTGGTGCTACTGGATATCACTCCCATGCTGCCAGTGTTGGATGGAGTCGTCATGGAGCTGCATGATTGTGCTCTTCCACTTCTGAGGG AGGTGATTCCCACTGATAAGGTTGAGGTGGGCTTTAAGGATCTTGATGCTGCCATCTTGGTGGGCTCTATGCCAAGAAAAGAGGGCATGGAGAGGAAGGACCTACTGAAGGCTAACGTGGCCATTTTTAAAACCCAAGGTGAAGCACTGGAGAAGTATGCCAAGAAGACTGTCAAG GTGCTAGTTGTCGGAAACCCAGCCAACACCAACTGTTTGATTGCCTCCAAATCAGCTCCCTCTATTCCTAAGGAGAACTTCTCCTGCCTGACCCGTCTGGACCATAACAGGGCCCGCTCTCAG GTGGCGATGCGTGTTGGTGTGCCCTCTGACAGTGTGAAGAACGTGATTATCTGGGGAAATCACTCCTCAACTCAGTACCCAGATGTGCACCACGCTATTGTGAACAATCATGGGAAAGAGATGTCTGCTTTTGACGCAGTGAATGACGAAAGCTGGCTGAAGGGCAACTTCATCACT ACGGTGCAGCAGAGAGGTGCAGCTGTCATAAAGGCCAGGAAGCTCTCCAGTGCAATGTCTGCTGCAAAAGCCATCTGTGACCACATGAGGGACATCTGGTTCGGCACTCCAGAT GGTGAGTGGGTGTCTATGGGCATTTACTCCACTGGTAATTCCTATGGAATTCCTGATGACCTCATGTACTCCTTCCCTGTTATGATTAAG AACAAAACCTGGAAGGTCGTTGATGGACTCGTCATAAATGATTTCTCCCGCGGTAAGATGGATAGCACTGCAGCTGAGCTGGTAGATGAGAGAGACACAGCACTCACCTTCCTTGGAGCATGA